In Amycolatopsis solani, a single window of DNA contains:
- a CDS encoding STAS domain-containing protein, with amino-acid sequence MTTDATRPRQRLSGDGWSLESSEDGDLGVYTLRGEFDFAVSPKLAVFVPADPGAARIVVDMAGVTYCDSSCLQVLLRLGRQLHRAGGRFAVVTAAPEVTRPIELLGLGDVMPVHPTLGAARSSWEDA; translated from the coding sequence ATGACCACCGACGCAACGCGGCCCCGGCAGCGGCTCTCCGGCGACGGCTGGTCCCTGGAAAGCTCCGAAGACGGGGACCTGGGCGTCTACACGCTGCGGGGCGAGTTCGACTTCGCGGTGTCCCCCAAGCTCGCGGTCTTCGTGCCGGCGGACCCCGGCGCCGCGCGGATCGTCGTGGACATGGCCGGCGTGACCTACTGCGACTCCAGCTGCCTGCAGGTCCTGCTGCGCCTCGGCCGGCAGCTGCACCGGGCGGGCGGCCGCTTCGCCGTCGTGACGGCCGCGCCAGAAGTCACCCGGCCGATCGAACTGCTCGGGCTCGGCGACGTCATGCCGGTGCACCCGACCCTCGGCGCGGCCCGTTCTTCCTGGGAAGACGCATGA
- a CDS encoding VanZ family protein, translating into MVATYLVPVRTALLLFPLLALAVMLPAAFVSYRRRGRAGGWQTFVFYTFLFYLLAIATQTVLPLPADPAYCAGHTYASSPQLRPFYFVEVVSQRARGHWSPGALLHNPAVWTTALNVVMLAPLGFYVRYAQRMRLVPAALIGFGVSLFFELTQLTGLWFVYPCPYRLFSVDDLILNTAGVVAGWLLAGPLGRLLPTPEPEHDRRRYAAKVTFTRRLFALASDLLGFAALLGFLFGLLTLFGEDLNHRDTPVVILAVVWFVVLPAVTGSTPGKRAMLLRVTRRGGRRAGPIALLVRNGVLLSPLWLAWWVLDLDHWDLGTHPEQLLLPVALAASVFVAGIWTPLAVLLDDEHRAPYERLTRTVNTAIVPAGAEVPAPDGAARPREEVLKGR; encoded by the coding sequence GTGGTCGCCACCTACCTCGTCCCCGTCCGCACCGCCCTCCTCCTCTTCCCGCTCCTCGCGCTGGCCGTGATGTTGCCGGCCGCGTTCGTCAGCTACCGCCGTCGCGGCCGCGCCGGCGGCTGGCAGACTTTCGTCTTTTACACGTTCCTCTTCTACCTGCTGGCGATCGCGACGCAGACGGTGCTGCCGCTGCCCGCCGATCCGGCGTACTGCGCGGGACACACCTACGCGAGTTCTCCGCAGCTGCGGCCGTTCTACTTCGTCGAAGTGGTTTCGCAGCGCGCCCGCGGGCACTGGAGCCCCGGCGCGCTGCTGCACAACCCGGCGGTCTGGACCACCGCGCTCAACGTCGTGATGCTGGCCCCGCTCGGCTTCTACGTCCGGTACGCGCAGCGGATGCGGCTCGTGCCGGCGGCCCTGATCGGCTTCGGCGTCTCCCTGTTCTTCGAGCTGACGCAGCTGACCGGCCTGTGGTTCGTCTACCCGTGCCCGTACCGGCTGTTCAGCGTCGACGACCTCATCCTCAACACGGCGGGCGTCGTCGCCGGCTGGCTGCTCGCCGGTCCGCTCGGCCGCTTGCTGCCCACCCCCGAACCGGAGCACGACCGGCGCCGCTACGCCGCGAAGGTGACCTTCACCCGCCGGCTCTTCGCGCTGGCCAGCGACCTGCTGGGGTTCGCCGCGCTGCTCGGGTTCCTCTTCGGCCTGCTCACGCTGTTCGGCGAGGACCTGAACCACCGCGACACGCCGGTGGTGATCCTCGCCGTCGTGTGGTTCGTGGTGCTGCCCGCCGTGACCGGCTCGACCCCGGGCAAGCGCGCCATGCTGCTGCGGGTGACGCGCCGGGGCGGGCGGCGCGCCGGGCCGATCGCGCTGCTGGTCCGCAACGGCGTCCTGCTCTCCCCGCTGTGGCTGGCGTGGTGGGTGCTGGACCTCGACCACTGGGACCTCGGCACCCACCCCGAGCAGCTGCTCCTGCCCGTCGCGCTGGCCGCGTCGGTGTTCGTGGCGGGGATCTGGACCCCGCTGGCGGTGCTGCTCGACGACGAGCACCGCGCACCCTACGAACGGCTGACCCGCACGGTGAACACCGCCATCGTGCCGGCCGGGGCCGAGGTGCCCGCACCGGACGGCGCCGCGCGCCCCCGCGAGGAAGTCCTTAAAGGACGGTGA
- a CDS encoding antitoxin translates to MNLFDKAKEALGKNPEQADQGVDKAADAAKQRFGEHSDKIDQGSDKVKDFLHKQGGGQQDAPPQ, encoded by the coding sequence ATGAACCTGTTCGACAAGGCCAAGGAAGCGCTCGGGAAGAACCCGGAGCAGGCCGACCAGGGTGTCGACAAGGCCGCCGACGCCGCCAAGCAGCGGTTCGGCGAGCACTCCGACAAGATCGACCAGGGCTCCGACAAGGTGAAGGACTTCCTGCACAAGCAGGGCGGCGGGCAGCAGGACGCGCCGCCGCAGTAG
- a CDS encoding sulfatase, whose amino-acid sequence MLGRTAPVAPLPDFGLPRPGRRHAVASGVLTVLAAVLVLFGLLAPDDLTAFSAEALVRVPVEGVVVAAFVLVLPPRARRVVAVLFGLVLGLLTLMKALDTGFYATLEKPFDPVYDWSFFHAGVEFLAGQIGDAATIGALAGAVVLAVAVVVLMVLAVLRLSRVAAGRRTAATRVVAVLGVVWIVCSVLGVEIAPGQPVAAQSAAALAYGDLRQVGADLREQRPFGEVAAADAFRGTPGDQLLNGLRGKDVVLTFVESYGRVALDDPAFGPKIGATLDAGTAELRAAGIGAKSAFLSSSTFGGGSWLAHSTVQSGMWIDNQQRYNDLLASDRLTLGGAFQRAGWRTVWDVPAHTKDWPEGQKFYHPEAYYDARGIGYHGPGFAYATMPDQFTLSMLQRKELSKAGPVMAEVDLVSSHAPWSPRPWLVDWNQVGDGSVFAPMPAAGEAPESVWKDPAKIRDAYRDATDYSLKTLISFVQHYGGDDLVLVFLGDHQPPVVTPQGAVHDVPITIVAKDPKVLDRIAGWGWTDGLHPAAQAPVWKMDSFRDRFLTAFAR is encoded by the coding sequence ATGCTCGGAAGAACCGCCCCGGTCGCGCCCCTGCCGGACTTCGGCCTGCCCCGGCCCGGCCGTCGGCACGCCGTCGCGAGCGGGGTGCTCACGGTGCTGGCCGCGGTGCTGGTGCTGTTCGGCCTCCTCGCTCCGGACGACCTCACCGCGTTCTCCGCCGAAGCGCTCGTGCGGGTGCCGGTGGAAGGGGTCGTCGTCGCCGCGTTCGTGCTGGTCCTGCCGCCGCGGGCGCGCCGCGTCGTCGCCGTCCTGTTCGGTCTGGTGCTGGGGCTCCTGACCTTGATGAAGGCGCTCGACACCGGGTTCTACGCCACCCTCGAGAAGCCGTTCGACCCCGTCTACGACTGGAGTTTCTTCCACGCCGGCGTCGAGTTCCTGGCCGGTCAGATCGGGGACGCGGCCACCATCGGCGCGCTCGCCGGGGCCGTCGTGCTCGCGGTGGCCGTCGTGGTGCTGATGGTGCTGGCGGTGCTGCGGCTCTCGCGGGTCGCCGCCGGGCGCCGGACCGCGGCGACGCGGGTCGTGGCGGTGCTCGGGGTCGTCTGGATCGTCTGCTCGGTGCTCGGCGTCGAGATCGCGCCGGGGCAGCCGGTGGCCGCCCAAAGCGCCGCCGCGCTGGCCTACGGCGATCTGCGGCAGGTGGGCGCCGACCTGCGGGAGCAGCGCCCGTTCGGCGAGGTGGCCGCGGCCGACGCGTTCCGCGGCACCCCCGGCGACCAGCTGCTGAACGGCCTGCGCGGCAAGGACGTCGTGCTCACGTTCGTCGAAAGCTACGGCCGCGTCGCGCTCGACGACCCGGCGTTCGGCCCGAAGATCGGCGCGACGCTCGACGCGGGCACCGCCGAGCTGCGCGCGGCGGGCATCGGCGCGAAGAGCGCGTTCCTGTCCTCCTCGACGTTTGGCGGTGGCAGCTGGCTGGCCCACTCGACGGTGCAGTCGGGCATGTGGATCGACAACCAGCAGCGCTACAACGACCTCCTCGCCAGCGACCGGCTCACCCTCGGCGGGGCGTTCCAGCGCGCGGGCTGGCGGACCGTCTGGGACGTGCCCGCGCACACCAAGGACTGGCCCGAGGGGCAGAAGTTCTACCACCCGGAGGCCTACTACGACGCCCGCGGCATCGGCTACCACGGCCCCGGTTTCGCCTACGCGACCATGCCCGACCAGTTCACGCTGTCGATGCTGCAGCGCAAGGAACTCTCGAAGGCGGGCCCGGTGATGGCCGAAGTCGACCTCGTGTCCAGCCACGCCCCCTGGTCGCCCCGCCCCTGGCTGGTCGACTGGAACCAGGTCGGCGACGGCTCGGTCTTCGCCCCGATGCCGGCCGCGGGCGAGGCCCCGGAATCGGTCTGGAAGGACCCGGCGAAGATCCGCGACGCCTACCGCGACGCCACGGACTACTCGCTGAAGACGCTGATCTCGTTCGTCCAGCACTACGGCGGCGACGACCTGGTGCTGGTCTTCCTCGGTGACCACCAGCCGCCGGTGGTCACCCCGCAGGGCGCGGTGCACGACGTGCCGATCACCATCGTGGCGAAGGACCCGAAGGTGCTGGACCGGATCGCGGGCTGGGGCTGGACGGACGGCCTGCACCCGGCCGCGCAGGCCCCGGTGTGGAAGATGGATTCGTTCCGCGACCGCTTCCTGACGGCGTTCGCCCGCTGA
- a CDS encoding S1 family peptidase, with protein MRRRIAIALGGAAVLTASLASASLSPAVASPGLISAMQRDFGLTAAQAETRLGQETSAARVMPAAQQAAGAAFGGAWFDPALGKLVVGVTDPAAADAVRKTGAEPTTARVSAAKLDAAKAAIDASAKADPAPAAVSGWRVDPRAGSVVVTLQPGARGADVDAFLARAAKAGPVTVASAPAAQPFSAGTVGGDPYYINGNTRCSIGFSVQGGFVSAGHCGGAGSSVVGWDGSAMGSFAGSSFPGNDYSFIRIGNGWWTAPVVLGWGTVSDALVRGSWVAPVGTSVCRSGSTTHWHCGTVLGLNETVNYSQGAVYQMTRTNVCAEPGDSGGSFITGDQAQGVTSGGWGNCSSGGETWFQPVNEILQTYGLSLVTA; from the coding sequence ATGCGTCGAAGAATCGCCATCGCCCTCGGCGGCGCCGCCGTCCTGACGGCGTCCCTCGCTTCCGCCTCGCTGAGCCCGGCCGTCGCCTCGCCCGGGCTGATCTCCGCCATGCAGCGGGACTTCGGCCTGACCGCCGCCCAGGCCGAAACCCGGCTCGGGCAGGAAACGTCCGCCGCGCGGGTGATGCCGGCCGCGCAGCAGGCGGCGGGTGCCGCGTTCGGCGGCGCGTGGTTCGACCCCGCGCTCGGCAAGCTCGTCGTCGGCGTGACCGACCCGGCCGCCGCCGACGCCGTCCGGAAAACCGGCGCCGAACCCACCACCGCGCGGGTCAGCGCGGCGAAGCTCGACGCCGCCAAGGCCGCGATCGACGCCTCCGCCAAGGCCGACCCCGCCCCGGCCGCCGTCAGCGGCTGGCGCGTGGACCCGCGGGCCGGCAGCGTCGTGGTCACCCTGCAGCCAGGTGCGCGCGGGGCCGACGTCGACGCCTTCCTGGCCCGCGCCGCGAAGGCGGGCCCGGTCACCGTGGCGAGCGCGCCGGCCGCGCAGCCGTTCTCGGCGGGCACCGTCGGCGGCGACCCCTACTACATCAACGGCAACACCCGCTGCTCGATCGGGTTCTCCGTGCAGGGCGGCTTCGTCAGCGCCGGCCACTGCGGCGGCGCGGGCAGCTCGGTCGTCGGCTGGGACGGCTCGGCGATGGGCAGCTTCGCCGGCTCGTCCTTCCCCGGCAACGACTACTCGTTCATCCGCATCGGCAACGGCTGGTGGACCGCGCCGGTCGTGCTCGGCTGGGGCACGGTCAGCGACGCGCTCGTCCGCGGCTCCTGGGTCGCGCCGGTCGGCACCTCGGTGTGCCGCTCGGGCTCGACGACGCACTGGCACTGCGGCACGGTGCTCGGCCTCAACGAGACCGTCAACTACTCCCAGGGCGCGGTCTACCAGATGACCCGGACCAACGTCTGCGCCGAGCCCGGCGACTCCGGCGGCTCGTTCATCACCGGTGACCAGGCACAGGGCGTCACCTCGGGCGGCTGGGGCAACTGCAGCTCGGGCGGCGAGACGTGGTTCCAGCCGGTGAACGAGATCCTGCAGACCTACGGCCTGTCGCTCGTCACGGCGTAG
- a CDS encoding dihydrofolate reductase family protein produces MSVIVTEFVTLDGVAEDPDGSGGTATGGWAFRHGPEAVAGDKFRLGTLLETGTLLLGRTTWELFSKLWPGRTDEFSARLNAARKLVVSRTLTDVTAWQNSALLRGDLAEAAERHDGDLIVIGSLGVAQALARHDLVDEYRLLVFPSVAGEGRRLFEAAVDLRLVSSTPVGSAVLSTYRTR; encoded by the coding sequence ATGAGTGTGATCGTCACCGAGTTCGTCACCCTGGACGGCGTCGCGGAGGACCCGGACGGCTCGGGTGGCACGGCCACCGGAGGCTGGGCGTTCCGGCACGGGCCCGAGGCGGTGGCCGGGGACAAGTTCCGGCTCGGCACCCTGCTCGAAACCGGCACCCTGCTGCTCGGCCGCACCACGTGGGAGCTCTTCTCGAAGCTCTGGCCCGGCCGCACGGACGAGTTCTCGGCCCGGCTCAACGCGGCGCGGAAGCTGGTCGTCTCGCGGACGCTGACCGACGTGACGGCGTGGCAGAACTCCGCGCTGCTGCGGGGAGATCTCGCCGAGGCGGCCGAGCGGCACGACGGCGACCTGATCGTCATCGGCTCGCTCGGGGTCGCGCAGGCGCTCGCGCGGCACGACCTGGTCGACGAGTACCGGCTGCTCGTGTTCCCGAGTGTGGCGGGGGAGGGCCGACGGCTCTTCGAAGCCGCCGTCGACCTGCGGCTGGTCTCCAGCACGCCGGTCGGTTCCGCGGTGCTGAGCACCTACCGGACGCGCTAG
- a CDS encoding TetR/AcrR family transcriptional regulator, protein MRRTQQDRSAGTKAALVAAARELFATRGYQAVPADEITRAAGVTRGALYHHYADKQGLFRAVVEELERELTAEVEAAFAGAADPLSGLLQGLGVFLDACLREEVRRISLTDAPAVLGWDVWREIEAEYGLGLLVSVLEQARADGLIVDQPVHALAQLVLSAVMEAARMIAAAEDPARTRAEVQQVLGGWLGSLLRT, encoded by the coding sequence GTGCGACGTACCCAGCAGGACCGTTCCGCCGGCACGAAGGCCGCCTTGGTCGCCGCCGCGCGCGAACTGTTCGCCACCCGCGGCTACCAGGCCGTGCCGGCGGACGAGATCACCCGCGCGGCCGGGGTCACCCGGGGCGCGCTGTACCACCACTACGCCGACAAGCAGGGCCTGTTCCGCGCCGTCGTCGAGGAGCTCGAGCGCGAGCTGACCGCAGAGGTCGAAGCCGCGTTCGCCGGCGCCGCGGACCCGCTGAGCGGCCTGCTGCAGGGCCTCGGCGTCTTCCTCGACGCCTGCCTGCGCGAGGAGGTCCGCCGCATCTCGCTGACCGACGCCCCGGCCGTGCTGGGGTGGGACGTCTGGCGCGAAATCGAGGCGGAGTACGGGCTCGGCCTGCTCGTGTCGGTGCTGGAGCAGGCCAGGGCGGACGGGCTGATCGTCGACCAGCCCGTCCACGCACTGGCCCAGCTCGTGCTCAGCGCGGTGATGGAAGCGGCGCGGATGATCGCCGCGGCCGAGGACCCGGCGCGGACGCGCGCCGAGGTCCAGCAGGTGCTGGGCGGCTGGCTCGGGAGCCTGCTGCGGACCTAG